From Kogia breviceps isolate mKogBre1 chromosome 2, mKogBre1 haplotype 1, whole genome shotgun sequence, one genomic window encodes:
- the LOC136793401 gene encoding uncharacterized protein, with product MPKVRDGYALSCNHSVNLQRAADTRSTQFHFLETESERHLWIPSRSHVARPRVRVDSDTRGSEASPESPNLPPTRPTEGPTGFAAPPCLHLLLGRRPPSGARDSFPAPRSTAEKSALKGQRADRPACMRAGGPRRGHAFPVPCLPRTSAPRAPAARSGGCGAGAWSGDAAAGRRQCSLRVGRQGIWAPRAGRCHRKGSAGVLWGPSIPVFQSFPGDSRRQPWNLPRSREKGRQGKYHGRDV from the exons ATGCCAAAGGTGCGGGATGGCTATGCACTCAGCTGTAACCACTCAGTAAATCTGCAGCGGG CTGCAGATACACGGTCGACGCAGTTCCATTTCCtggagactgaaagtgaaagacACTTGTGGATTCCGAGTCGCTCGCACGTAGCGAGACCCCGGGTCCGCGTGGACTCGGACACCCGCGGCTCTGAGGCCTCCCCAGAGTCGCCCAACctgccccccacccgccccactgAAGGGCCGACAG GGTTCGCGGCACCGCCTTGCCTCCACTTACTGCTCGGGAGGCGGCCCCCGTCTGGTGCGCGCGACTCTTTCCCCGCCCCCAGGTCGACGGCGGAAAAATCCGCCTTAAAGGGCCAGAGAGCCGATAGACCGGCGTGCATGCGGGCGGGGGGCCCGCGCCGGGGCCACGCGTTTCCGGTCCCCTGCCTTCCCAGGACAAGTGCTCCCCGAGCGCCGGCAGCGCGGAGTGGCGGGTGTGGGGCAGGGGCCTGGAGCGGGGATGCCGCAGCGGGGCGGAGGCAGTGCTCCCTCCGCGTGGGTCGCCAAGGTATTTGGGCCCCCAG AGCTGGACGCTGCCACCGGAAAGGCTCAGCTGGTGTGCTGTGGGGCCCGAGCATTCCTGTTTTTCAGAGCTTCCCGGGTGATTCCCGCCGCCAGCCATGG